The genomic DNA TCCAACTGGTTCTCCACCTCCACGAAGCTGACGGCGGCCGGCTCGGCAGTGCGCGCGTCGCTCGCTTCGGGTTCGGCCGGCTTGCCTTCCGAAGGAGATTCCACGGGCACGTTTGGGGCTTCGGGGTTAGACGTCCGCGCACTACGGCGGCGCGGGGCGGCGGCCGGCgccggcgggggcgcgggctcGTTGGCCGGCGCGGGGGTGCAGCGGGCGCAGCAGGCGCGGCGGGCTCAGTGGGCTCGCCGGGTGCCTCGGCGGGCGCCGGCTCGGGTTCGGGTGCCGGGTCCActgtgtctgaaatcgagacttcgcGCCGCCTCGGGGCTAGCCAGAACACTGCGCAGCTTGTCCACGGTGACGGCGGCGGCGGGGGAGGGAGGCGCCACGGGCGCCGGCGCCGCTATCGGCGCACGGTCCGTGTCTGCGATCATGGCGGCGATGTCGTCTATCGTCTCGGCGGAGCCCGAACGTGTTTTTCTCCTAGCGTGCGGCTGGTCGGGGCGCGGCGAGGCGGGCCGCAGCTCGGCCGCGTCGGGCGCGGCGTGCGCGTCGCCGTTCTCACGGGGGAGCGCCGCGCTCGGCGCCGGGctggcggcgggggcgcgggcgacGGCGCAGGGGGCGCGGCCGATGGCACCGGCGGCGCGGGCGGTGGGGGCGCGGCCGCCACGCGTACGGTGCGCTCTGGCTTGCGTTTCCTCTTAGAGCCAGGCGGAGCGCCACACGAGTCCGCAGAGTCCTGGAATGACATGATATAAGTGACTACTGTCAATTTAATACACCAATTCCTAAATCATTTCTTCtctgaacaaaaaaaaatttacgaATAGATTTGCATGGTGTCTGCATATTACTTTTTGTATGGACTTTTAATAAGATTGCATTAATTGATGTCTagtatttcttctcagaatGGACAGTGAGGAAATGCGTTTCTCGTATGGTGCACATGTAAAGTGTTAATTTAGTGACCTCGTTGGAGGAGGGCGGCGAGGGCGTGGGCGCGGCGCGCGAGTGCACGATGACGGAGTGCGGCGACACGGGCGACGGCGCCAGGCGCTCCAGCAGCGCGTCGACGCGCGCGTGCGGCAGGTGCGCGTGGCGCCGCGCGATCAGGCTGTTGATGGTGGGCGCGTCGCGCACCGACAGCGCGgggcccgcgccccccgcgggGGCGGGCGACGTGGCGGCGCCGTTGGCCGCGCGCCCGCCGCCCAGCGACAGGTCCACGCCGACCCGCGTGTACGCCATCAAGTCATCCGCGCGCAGCTTCTCTGCTGTAATGAAAGAACCAAATTGAATGATGTAGGTAATATAACTGTTCCTCCAtacttgttttaaatttaagaCACTAGTTGCCTAAGGCGAGTGACATAAACACATGGTGCTATAGTATATAACAATCTAGGTGTAAGCTATGCTTGTGTAAGAAGTAGATAACGTTACCTCTCGATGGTGCCAAATGTTGATATAAATCTACTGGTGGTAACGCTGCACTCGCCTTAATGTCGCCTGGGGATGGGGTGTGCCTGAAAACATagcgtacaaatatttatacatctgtttttgttaaaatacaaaTCAGAAACTGACAATAGGTTATCAATTAGAATAGTATCAATATTAATGCTTTCTTATACAATAAATCggatgtttaataaaatatatttaaatatgtaaggAGTTTGAATGAAGTAAATATCTAGAAAACGAGGGAGCGGGTTTGTCATCTTCACGCTTGGCAATTGGGTTGGAGTAGCTTACAGCGGTTTAATTTCAAACACAGTTTCTACTATAAAGATATATAATCAGATGGCTATGTCATAAAGAGCTTACCTCATGTGATGTTTGTCGGGTGGGGTGGGTGTGTGTCTGTACAGTTCGGGCGGTGTCGCCGTGTGTCGGAACACTGAGTTCCCGCTGGCGGACTTTAACGCCTGCAATTGCAACAGACCCTACGATAGTAATCGATAAGGTAGATTAATATACAGAAGTTATTAGTATGCATAGTAGTATGGCTGTTATTTCTATACAATAGCTTAACAATGTAACAGAATAAATGCAGTCTATTGTAGGCAATAAGGCTTAAAAGAAGGTTCCAATCACGTTGTTGTAActactatattatgtattgagaaaaaaattgttttacgaTTTATGTCAATTTATTCTTCGATTTCGTTACGTTTATTCTGTTACACCTTGTATAGACTCTGTACGATCTGCAATATAACATCAACAATATGGCTAGAATATGGCCAAAGAGCGGACACTGTGGTACCACGTACATTAAAGCTGagtgaactttttttttatatccatctcgtaaatcagttttttttaaacttaatcatTAAAAGAAggacagtacccttagtacgagtttgctttacgtttagtgtaatcgaaacgagagcgtgttcggcgctctgattggttggtttattcgagctggccatgtattttatatgtactaCAATATTTGACGacgatttaaaatattgtatgagggcatttaggtataaataattatatatacatcTGCGAGATCGGACAGAGTATTATACAATATTGTACTtatgaaatattatgattaatgtTAAAATCTACAATGAGAATAAAATCCAATGCCAAAGCTATGATCTTATATCAAATGATTAAAACTTCTTGGCAATGACAGTATTAgtagttatttgtaaatattaattaagcatattttgttattacctAAAATACAGTAGAATTCACAAGTAAAGTAGTATTAGTATTTTTGACTTTTCAGTATTAGCATAGAGGCTGGTATTGAGTAGTATGACAATAGGCTTGCCCCCTACTATATGGAACTCATAACATATCTGACCCAAAGTAGGTGTCTCACTAAATATGTAAAGGTATATGATGTTAATACAATGTTGCTGGCACCATGCATAGTTAAAGTTTATGTCAAATTTATGTGAAAGTTGCTGCATGTTTGCTGCTCTtttacgcaaaaactactgaatagattttaatgaaatttagtaCAGAGGTAAATAATATTCTGGAATAATACAGAGTATTGTTTACCCCggaaacgcgggtgaagccattggcagaagctagtagaatATATAAGTACCTGAAGGGGGTCGGGGGGCGAAGGCGCCGGTACATGGTAAAGGTGAGGCGGCGGGGTGGGGGTGTGCCACGTCACGCCGCGGTCCGACGCCATATGTGCCTGCGGAGCCCGCGCCAGCAAGTTCGCCATCTGTAACTAATTTACAAACATTCTCATTGTGTATGTGTAAACCATTATACATACAATGCATCCTATACTAATCATATCCATATTATAAGTGTACATTTTTGTGTGTTTCTTACTCCTTTACACTAAAAATGGCTGAAGAGATTGGGAGGAAATTTGCAGTAAATGtcttaaataatatataggatagtttttatcaCACCAGAACGCAGgtgaagccgctagcagaagctaataGTACATTCATATAGGACATCAAACCTATGTCATTAATAAGGATTAGATTTGTAATTTAATCCATATTACTTTGCAATATAGAATacagtattataatttattttgtatgagaaGCAAGAAGATTACAAAATGCTAAATATTTGGAGCTTGGAGTTAATAATCAAGTTTTATTCACACTGGCCTAGTGTCATGAGTGACCTAATTTTGGACTGAAATAGCCAGATGTGTCTAGATCCGCAGTAGGTTAGCTATATTTGTTTGTAGTAAAAATGGAATTAGACAAATGTAGTAACAAACCCAGCACAATACTAAAGCTCCCTTTAAACTACTCTTGGGTACAGGAAGGGTGCACATCATAGTATACCTCACTGATggaatagaaataattatttgcattaacaaaatgtaaacaaCTTCCGACAACTTTTCATGAAACATGTGatcaaaattaaagagaaatacTATCTGAAAGTTACTATTGAAATGGCACATTTAATACCAATCTCTTCAGCCATTTTAACATGACAGATTAACAACATACACACAAAGTTttgcatttatgatattagtaagaAGTAAGATCAGCATAAACTGGCTAGTATTCtcatgattatttattattagtaacacAGCTGTGTTAACACGAAACTATCCTAAACATACCTCTATCTATCCCTTAGGGAAGTAAGATGGGAGACATTCTTTGGCTTACATTTACTAAACACAAAAATTCCATATTTTCTTGAGCAGAACTGATTTTTCTATGACTAATAAAACATCTGTTTTGTACAACACTGTCAACTTGACAAATATTTTGGCATAATATACTTTAAATGCTAATATACACCATCTGCTTGTTTGTTACCTATTCCATAACAAAATGGcacataaaaatgttaaataataataaaaaaatcttatatttaggTCCCTTTCTTAAATAGGTAATTGAAGTTACTTAAAATAGGTTCTTTAATTAGTGTTTTTCAATACTTAggtatttcaaaatattgacaAGTATAGTTTTGTATgatcattttttaatttaataattttatgtacacATAAACAGTTCTAAAGACAACCGATTTAAaactttaagtaggtacatttacaGCGCGGTGCGACATATCTATATTGGAATTTTTCAGAAACACCGACATATCACCAGTTATTTTATGAATCTATGAGTCGACTGTGGTCATTTCAAAGCTAATACTTTTAGAGAGAATATCAAAAACAATGTTTCCAATATTACTCGCACCTGCAACAACTCAGCAGGTATTGCAATTTCAACTCTAACTCTAAAAGTAAACAGTTTCAATTTAAATCCTTGGGTCCTGAGTACGAGGTGACCACTACACACTACTaaagtattacataaaatatattttttgtttgaaataatttgttgtttttttgtagttgttttaatttatacaaattaaaacaactacAAAATATAACAGTCTTATTCTTGATGGCCATACGGCCATCAAGAATAAGATTTGTATAGTCATAAGACTAAGACAAGTACAAAAAGTCAGATTGATCTGTTGTCAGGAAGGGGGGAGAAATTTTAATTActgacacaaacaaacaaacaggtcacactaaataaaaccatttaaaactCAATTTGATTTTTTCGTTAATCAAATAAACATATGATGATTAGTTACTTTGAATTTGATGCCTTTTTCTCaggattttatttagttatttaggcTTGTCCTAGTGTTTGTAATCAAAACATAGACTTAGTTACTGGACTCAAGTCCAGGTAAGagaattaaaaaatttaaatcataCTATTTCCAAAACTCACATCATTTACctatactgaaaaaaaataaataatgccctttgtgtttgaaaaactggcttaaaacatttattaggtTTTAAGTCCTGAAGAGTCTAAATATGCTTATAGGAAAGttgttaaaagtttatttttgcacagaaagttatttcaataataataggtgtattgtaataaagttatataaaaCTTTGGGTATTGATATTGAATAAAAGTGAAGTTTAAGCTTGACAACGGCACTAGGTCAGAGTACCCATCACTGTAGGCCAGTAGGTTAGCAGCAAACAAGGTAAGCACTGTAGTTTAAACTtattgctgactaaaaactttTTACTGTTTACTCCAAGCAACTATAAACAACATATTGATATCTATGGTATATTCACTATGATAGTAGGTACATGCCACTTTATGTGTCACCAGCAAGTGTGTCAATGAAAACAGCTGATTGGTATGTGATTTACACACGCTGATACACACTCAGGGGCAACTAACACAAAggatattaacattttaaatgataaatgtgtTTTCGTAAGTATCACTCGttttcattaacatttaatGTTAAATCGAGACATGTAAATGAAACACTTCCGACAGGATGTTATGAAATTCATATAGGTTAGTTAGTGATCAACAAAATGTGAATAATAAGCACCACCTGCAGGGGGCTCCATCCTGAGCCCAGCTGCGATTGTCGACCATTGGGGTTGTGCTGCGAGCCGCCCGACATGGTACGCGGCTCTCTAGCGGCACTGTTTACTACACGTATTCAACACCAATCCGTCAACAAACACTTCTTCAGTCCACCATAATGATGCCGGCAAGTTTGAAGCCTTCGCCCGCGTAACTGCGCTCCCTTACGACGTGTACAGATACTTCTGAAACGTTTTCATCAGCGCATATTAAAATTTCAACTATCCTTAGGGTACCACACGTACTCCAGATGTGATTCAACTCACTTTCAAATGCAGTAAACACTTATTCCAAAGAAAACTTAGATTATTTAGTGCATGGTATGGTGTTCACAATTTTGATGCTCACTTCGCGTGACATTTTGAACGCATTTACGTTTTGAAATTAAGCACTTCTAGCACAAATTGAAGTTCAGATTCAGTTGCCGAACTACTGGGCACTGTATCTTaccaaataaaactttatatttcgCCGATAATTATCACAGAAAACGTAAAAATCCACAAAGTATTCAATAAAATCGCCTTCACAATGGTGGCCGATTAGGTTTTTGAAAGCACATACAACGCCATCTTGTGTCAAAACTTCAAAAAGATGTCGATAAAACAGTGAAACGGAAGCATGTTTTCTTTTGTCTTTGGTATACAAAAACATCTCGTGCTCAGAAAAAAGCTTAGTCGTAAATCATTTAAATTACTGGCATTTAatgaacaattaattattaggtatatttaaaaaGGCGTAGtaactaataattttatgagaTTCTCAAAGAAGTTAAtacattgaattaatttatcgGTTTTTAGAAAACGGTCCTTTTGTTTTTATGCTATGGTAACATTACTGGGGCGTTGCTATAGCAAcgaatgttttgttttcattgttaCTGCTATCGTAATCTAATAAGTTTGTCGGTGTCTCACTGAGTTTTAAAGTTATAACTTCAATGAAAGACAGTGAAATCACAAAGTTTTTAGTGTCATTTACGGGTCAGATTGAATATGTGACTTTTCCTGGTGGTGTATTTGACGACCAATTATATGTACAGTATGAAACAGTTTGGGGACCTGATTGGGAGCCTGTTTCTGGTCTTACATCTGGCTCCAGTCAAATGGCACGTTGTGGGATTGATCCCGAACGAGTCGTATTTAATTTACCTTTAGAAATGGTTTTTAATAGCACTAATGTGTCGGGTTGTAAGTATTTCCGCAAAGGCCGCTAAGATAGCCTCTTATAGTGATATCTATTAGTTTAATGTACCTATAATGTTATTGTcataaaatttccgtggtgcttggcgactgggcttctccaagttgtgcagtctcttttgtgccttaaggcttaagtcattctgtctcctgcattagaTTCACCGAGGAAAGTGGAAactattgttttcattttgCAGTTTCCATTAACAAAAGAAGATTTACCACCATCTGTCCAATAGAAAGAAAACAGTTTAGCTTCACCCAAaatttctttaactttttagGTCCAcacctatataataaaataaataaggaactAATTATTCATTCACTCACCAAAACTAAACTGAAAAAAGAGGTCAGCGCATGGCTAAATAAGCTGGACTACGAGACGACTGAGCGCATTCTGAAACCTCTTTCAtaagatataaattaataaattaatgatatttaactCACATAGATACACacacactcgctcacactacaatattacaaacatacagtgtacacaaatctaattttattttatttttatttatcactcattcactcactcacCTAACATGTTTGTccatgttttatgttttatttttattttttagtttattttatttgtttaactttaacttaGGCTTAATGTTACTTTATGTGTTTAGATTTAACTTAAGCTTAATTTGTTGTAAGTTTTCCAGATTAtggttttttgtattgtttttgtaatttagtatttaatactaTAATGTGATATAAGCAGTTCGACGTTTCCGGGGGTCACCCGGGCCTGGTGATCTGTAACACAGGTTCAACCTTTAACAGACACCAGTCTCATAGCTGTAGaactttataaatgttaaattgtaaaagcttgagaaaataaagatttttattattattattatattatattattttcttctcctttaataacatcttctgatttgtttcgttgcgggatccaatacagtcattcatttgggacgcgccggacttcagtgttccggtgttttcatgtttgtatctactgtagaccctggcttacaggagttgcagcggtatgggaggttgtggcgggctagtcccaaaaaaaaaatacatcgacAAACAACAATCAGAGCAGTCAGATAACGGAaacagtaaccttagtacgagtttgctttacggttaaattaatcgaaacaagagcgcgttcggcgctctgattggccggctcttATAAACCatctaatcagagcgccgaacgcgctctcgtttcgatacaaactcatactaagggtactgtttaaCACCGTTATAGGGAGGCAGGGGTGACACTGTTcgaaaataaagatatttgtgTAATTTTCAGGGCCACAGATAATTATTACTGTGAAGGCCCAGAACACAATCACAGGAGATGCTTTGCGGGGCTATTCTTTATTTCTGTTGCCTCCTACTACTGGGCTGGGTTTGACCTCAGCCCCCCTAGTCAGACCTCTCGCAGCCACACTGCTGGGTGAATGGGTTGCCTGGATTACTGGCCGATATCCAGAACTGTCAGACCCAAGAATGTTGGCTAGTGGCAAAGATAATTACTGTAAGTATTTGGGATAATGTTGGTAGTGAAATTCAGACATTATTAGATGTTAGGAGCTTTTGTATGCTATAAAAACAATTGCTTTagctagttatttttttatttgaacattaatcTAAACGTCTGCTTGAAAACTTAgaaaatattctacaaatatGTTCTGTTAGTATTCGTTAATTACGTGAGAAGTTTGAGGTCGAGACAAATCTCAGTAATCTTGCGTTGgggaaacaaaaaaatacacactATTTTGGTTCATTATTCAATGCCTTAAGAGTGGCCAGATTAGAACAATGTTGAAGGAGCAGAtaattttactgaaaattatatgGTCATGATGGTTCCAATAATAATCTCTCTTGAGCCCGCACATGATTCTCTATGCACTGTATTAgagtagatatttttaattgtagtaGAGACGAACTAAGTATTCTATTGTTCCATTTTTATTACACTTATAACTTTCAGCAATATTAATAACTAGTCTTAAATAGTCGTAAAGAAAAGCACGAAGCAcctaatttttttctttctataataACAATCTAATACGCTTACTAAGACTTACTAACTACATAAGAAACCTACGGTAGTGTGTACCCTATAGTTCTATACAATCCTtacactacaataaaaaaaaatcacggaAGATTAGGGGATGGGGAAGGGGGTTAAATAAAATCTCACGACATCTCACCAAGGGGGGAGGGAGggacagaaaattaaaaaaaaaacacctcaCGTAATTTATGGTCGCCCCATaacttattctattttttttataatgtttccAGTACTAAGGACGGAGTCTTACGGTAGTGTGACAGTTTCATTGTCTATGGTGTCAAAGGACCTACGGAAACTGGGCTATGACAATCAGCCTCCTGTTTATAAATTGGTTGCTGATTTTCAATGAATGCTTGCAAATGCAtttcgacattaaaataatttaataattttaagttgaaTTTTATCGTAACGTTAGTAATGCCATCTAGTGTATAGtcaaaagaaacaaacataagGGTGtacacaatttaaatattttaaaataaaatgcttcaatgaaaatgtatttttatttacattcctGACAGCTGGGGCCTTGCATCCGTTGACTGGCGAGACGGTCATATTCCGTTATAATTTGTCctagataattatgataattgaGACGCATCTTAATTACTAAGTGAAAACCTTGCCCGCATGATTGATAACTATGTCTCTAattatgaacatatttttaacttcaTTGCCATATATTTGAAATTATGCGTTTGAAGAGATGAAGATTGTtgcaatacaaaaaaaaaagagaaatagaTAATTGAAAAGTCGAAAATACGAAAT from Spodoptera frugiperda isolate SF20-4 chromosome 26, AGI-APGP_CSIRO_Sfru_2.0, whole genome shotgun sequence includes the following:
- the LOC118264380 gene encoding LOW QUALITY PROTEIN: uncharacterized protein CG5098 (The sequence of the model RefSeq protein was modified relative to this genomic sequence to represent the inferred CDS: deleted 3 bases in 2 codons), coding for MSGGSQHNPNGRQSQLGSGWSPLQVLQMANLLARAPQAHMASDRGVTWHTPTPPPHLYHVPAPSPPDPLQGLLQLQALKSASGNSVFRHTATPPELYRHTPTPPDKHHMRHTPSPGDIKASAALPPVDLYQHLAPSRAEKLRADDLMAYTRVGVDLSLGGGRAANGAATSPAPAGGAGPALSVRDAPTINSLIARRHAHLPHARVDALLERLAPSPVSPHSVIVHSRAAPTPSPPSSNEDSADSCGAPPGSKRKRKPERTVRVAAAPPPPAPPVPSAAPPAPSPAPPPPAAPSAALPRENGDAHAAPDAAELRPASPRPDQPHARRKTRSGSAETIDDIAAMIADTDRAPIAAPAPVAPPSPAAAVTVDKLRSVLASPEAARSLDFRHSDPAPEPEPAPPAPANEPAPPPAPAAAPRRRSARTSNPEAPNVPVESPSEGKPAEPEASDARTAEPAAVSFVEVENQLEKMFAGLEEEPLGQDADEAPAPAAPATEGAGGAAGATAPAAARKRRRSAPARSERGQKAQRKKADARRPRKGPRDAARDAYDSGSNASSSKSRGPYIQIRGPRDSPLSVSVMNTTTGGEEEDAGGRRKGGEDFRNGVRGVRAVRGLHASTLGLRYDASTPDATWLCAFCQRGPHAASLGDLFGPYTLDNDCDEYRALDEATRRRYSSDEAWFHEACGVWAPGLLAAGARLWGLGPAVWGARNTRCAHCGAAGAALACAARACRARAHLPCARAAAWRLHDAELRALCPRHAPL
- the LOC118264512 gene encoding B9 domain-containing protein 1, with the translated sequence MKDSEITKFLVSFTGQIEYVTFPGGVFDDQLYVQYETVWGPDWEPVSGLTSGSSQMARCGIDPERVVFNLPLEMVFNSTNVSGWPQIIITVKAQNTITGDALRGYSLFLLPPTTGLGLTSAPLVRPLAATLLGEWVAWITGRYPELSDPRMLASGKDNYLLRTESYGSVTVSLSMVSKDLRKLGYDNQPPVYKLVADFQ